In the genome of Massilia sp. UMI-21, the window GACCAGGCTGTGCAGGTGCCAGCTGTCCGGGTGGCCCGGATGGCGGCGGCACCACAGGCGGCGCAGGATGGTGAACACGGTCTCGAAGACCGGGTAGCCGCAGGCCAGCAGCGGCGCCCAGGGCGAGATCAGCGGATTGCGATAGACCAGCATTACCGACATCCAGGCCAGCAGGAAGCCGAGCAGGTAGGCGCCGCCGTCGCCCAGGAACAGTTTGCCGAACGGGAAATTGACGACGAAGAAACCGGCGGTGACCGCGCACACCAGGAAGCACAGCTGCGCCAGGGCGGGGTCGCCGGCGTCCTGGGCGATGAGGCCGAGCGCGGCCATGCCGATCAGCACGGTGCCGCTGGCGAGGCCGTTGAAACCGTCGATGATATTCACCGCATTGGCCACCCCGCCCACCGCGAAGGCGGTGAACAGGACCGACGCGGGCAGCCAGGTCAGCAGCATGTCGAGCGGCTGGACACCGATGTGCAGCAGGGTGACGCCGGTCAGGCCCCAGCAGCAGATGCCGCTGGCCACGGTGGCGAACAGGCGCGCGCGTACCGAGACGTTGCGGGTCAGGTCTTCCGCCAGGCCGAAGACGAAGGCCGGCATGGCGGACACCAGCACCGGCAGCAGCAGTTCCTGCTGGCTCTCGGACAGCACGCCGAGCGACAGCCAGAGGCCGAGCATGATGGCGGCGCCGCCGATGCGAGGCGTCGGGGTGATATGGAATTTTTGTACGCCGTGCGTCGCGTCGAGCGAAAAGCGCCCGTGCCAGCGCGTCGTCAGGACGAGCAGCAGCGAACAGGCAAGCGACACGGCAAAACCAAGCTCGAGGCCGGCGAATGGCAGATTATTAATACTCATAGAACCACTTTGTTAACCCGGCAATTCTAGCGCATGTCCTCTTAACGAACCGGCAATCATGTTACAGAGTGTTTCGCCACCGGCCATCGCAAGCCCTTGATCCTTCGAGAAGAATCGCGCAATTCTAAGGATCTTGATATCTCACAATCAACCGCCTTGAAACTTCTCCTACTATTCCCGACAATTCGTTACACCTTTATTAGCGGCAATTATTCTCACTGAATAACTTTTCCGTTCGGGAGCCCCGATGGTTTTCACCCGGTACCGCGCCGCATGTGTCGTCTTCCACTTGTCCCTGCTTGCATTGCTTGCCCTGGCGGCCATGCCGGCGCACGGCCAGTCCACCGAGTTGGCCGAATTGCGCGCCCGCCAGCTCGAGGCCGAGGCGCGCCAGGCCGTGGCCGAGGCCGAGCGCGCCGAACTGCTGGCGCGGCTGCCGCCGGCGCAGTCCAAGCCCTTATCCGGCAGCATCGATAGCCGCCAGTTCGGCGCCGCCGGGCTGGTGCGCGCCTTCGACCTGGCGCGCGAGCTCGCCGCCACGCTCTGCGCACGCCTGCCGGACGGTCGCGTCGCCGCCCTCTACGATCCGGCCACGGCCCAGGGCATGGTGGCGGCGCGCACGGTAGACAGCGCCCTCGCCCGCCTCTCCGGCGACATGGCCGACCGCAACAAGGCCTTGCAGCGCTACCTCGACACCCAGCGCCCGCCCGGCACTGGCGCCGCCGCGCTGCCGCTGGCCGTGCTGGCGGTGGTGCCGGCGACGGTGCGCGCCGGCGCCGACCTCGCCGCCCTGCTGCGCAGCAATGTCACGGTGACGGGCGTCGGTTACGGCGAGGGTGCGCGCAGCCTGTTCGCCAGCGCCCTGGCCCAGGCCTGCCCCGAGCGCATCAGCGGCCTGGGGGCCGGCTACCTGGGCGAACTCGACTGGGCGCGCTACGAGAAACTGCTGGGGCGCCTCAAGGCCCTGGCCGCCCACCGCGCCGACTACGCCCAGCGCATCGCCGAACTGCAGGTGCTGGAAGACGCGGCCAAGGGCGAGCAGAAGAAGGAGATGGCGGCCGTGGCCCAGGCGGCGCTGGCGCAACTGAAGGTGGTCGATGCCTTCGTCGATTCGCTCAAGGCCGGCGAGGCCAGCGACCGGAGTCCGCTGTTCAATGCGGCGCGCTACCTCGGCTACAGCGAACGTACCGCGGGCAGCCTGGTGCTGGACGTCGACCTGCGCCTGGAAGGCATGAGCATCGTGAAGGAAAACCTGTTCACCGGCCAGCACCTGCGCCTGTCGGGCGTGGCCTTCCTGTGGTACCGCCTGCACGAGCCGGACGGACGCCTGCTGGCGGCCGATGTGCTGCGGCGGATCAGCCGGCCGGTCGAGGTGGATTTGCGTGGGAGCGGCGCGCCGGATGCGTTCTGGTCCGGACCGTAGGGTGGTCGGCTCTGCCGACCGCGCGTTCAACTGACGCAAGCCTTGTGGCAATGCATTTCGTACCTGCACGCGCGGTCGGCGAAGCCGCCTTTCGTGGCCCGGACCACCCTACGCACGCTCCAGCTTTTTCACCGTCTGCTCGATGGCCCCGAAGATCGACTTGCCCTTCTCGTCCAGCATCTCGATGCGGATGCTGTCGCCGAAGCGCATGAAGGGGGTGACCGGCTCGCCGAACTCGATGGTCTCGCCGCAGCGCTGCTCGGCGATGCACGAGTAACCGCGCGAGGCATGCCCTTCCCGGCCGGCCTTGTTCGACACCGCGCCCGAGCCGACGATGCTGCCGGCGCGCACCCTGCGGCTCTTGCACAGGTGCGCGATCAGCTGCGGGAAGTTGAACGCCATGTCCACGCCGGCGTCCGGCTGCCCCACCAGGCGGCCGTTCCAGCTCGAGCGCAGCGGATGGTGCAGCTTGCCGTCGCGCCAGGCCTCGCCCAGTTCGTCCGGCGTCACCGCCACCGGCGAAAAACCCGTGGCCGGCTTCGACTGCAGGAAGCCGAAGCCCTTGGCCAGCTCGTCCGGGATCAGATTGCGCAGCGAAACGTCGTTGGCCAGCATCACGAGGCGAATCTGGCCGTGGGCGGCATCTGGCGTGGCGCCCATCGGCACGTCGCCGGTCAGCACCGCCACCCCGGCCTCGAAATCGATGCCCCACTCCTCGTGCGCCAGCACGATGTCGTCCATCGGCCCCGACAGGTCGTCGCTGCCGCCCTGGTGCATTAGCGGGTCTTCGCGGAACGAGGCCGGCATCCCGGCCTTGCGCGCCTTGTGCGCCAGTTCGACGTGATTGAGGTAGGCCGAGCCGACGGCCCACTGGTAGGCCCGCGGCAGCGGCGCCATGCACCTGGCCGGGTCGAAATCGAAGGGACGGCGCGCCTGGCCCTCCGCCCTTCCTTCGTTGAGCAAGCGGGACAGCTCGAGCAGCTGGGGCGCAATGAAGGCCCAGTCGTCGAGCGCGGCCTGCAGCGTGGGCGCGATACCGTCGGCGACGTGGGCGGTCTTCAGGTCGCGCGACACGACCAGCAGCTGGCCGTCGCGGGTGCCGTCGTTGAGCGTGGCGAGTTTCATGGAGTGCGGGTGCGGGTTCGTGTTGTCAACCCGCTATTGTAGCCCTGCTCCGCGCCGCTCAGTACCGGACCACCACGCCGGCGCCGACGCTGCGCTGGAAGTAGTTGTAGTCGATCAGGCTCTGGCCATAGCCGGAGAACACCTGCACGTAGCCCTTGAGCGGTCCGGCGAACGGGAAGGCCCAGCCGAGCTGGGTGGCGCCCTTGTGGGTGGAAAAGTTATGGCGCAGCACGGCCGAGAACTCGTGGCCGTCCATCCGGTAGCTGCCGGACAGTTCCCCGCGTCCCATGAAATCGACAATGTCGGGATTGTTGTCGT includes:
- a CDS encoding fumarylacetoacetate hydrolase family protein; this encodes MKLATLNDGTRDGQLLVVSRDLKTAHVADGIAPTLQAALDDWAFIAPQLLELSRLLNEGRAEGQARRPFDFDPARCMAPLPRAYQWAVGSAYLNHVELAHKARKAGMPASFREDPLMHQGGSDDLSGPMDDIVLAHEEWGIDFEAGVAVLTGDVPMGATPDAAHGQIRLVMLANDVSLRNLIPDELAKGFGFLQSKPATGFSPVAVTPDELGEAWRDGKLHHPLRSSWNGRLVGQPDAGVDMAFNFPQLIAHLCKSRRVRAGSIVGSGAVSNKAGREGHASRGYSCIAEQRCGETIEFGEPVTPFMRFGDSIRIEMLDEKGKSIFGAIEQTVKKLERA
- a CDS encoding glycosyltransferase family 4 protein, whose product is MSINNLPFAGLELGFAVSLACSLLLVLTTRWHGRFSLDATHGVQKFHITPTPRIGGAAIMLGLWLSLGVLSESQQELLLPVLVSAMPAFVFGLAEDLTRNVSVRARLFATVASGICCWGLTGVTLLHIGVQPLDMLLTWLPASVLFTAFAVGGVANAVNIIDGFNGLASGTVLIGMAALGLIAQDAGDPALAQLCFLVCAVTAGFFVVNFPFGKLFLGDGGAYLLGFLLAWMSVMLVYRNPLISPWAPLLACGYPVFETVFTILRRLWCRRHPGHPDSWHLHSLVKTAIAAHYFRALPAALRNACVSPFSWAVALVPALTAVRFAAVPEALLQGVLASFLLYLSVYALVMAAWFARRRSGRPASVPDVVLE